In the genome of Lactuca sativa cultivar Salinas chromosome 3, Lsat_Salinas_v11, whole genome shotgun sequence, the window CCCTCTGTGTCTTTCACAAGCCTTTCCAAATCTCCACCTGTACAACAAAAGCACTATTAGAAAAagatcatgtatatatatatatatatatatatatatatatatatatatatatatatatatatatatatatatatatatatatatatatatataaagttaattATTAATGGaaaagtatttaaaaaaaaaagggaaTATATTCTCACTTGGTAAGGAAAATGCTTGACCCTTGAGTTTGTGCTTGAGAAGATTTTTTCGAACATTTGCATTTGGCAATGGGATGTATATTCTCTTCACCTGATTCATGAATGCAAATataaaaagtgtcaaaatgtgagaaatagcaatgtactttcttttatttgtttattatagcaacctattcttatttctttttattacaaCATCCTATTTTTTTTAAACCTAATTATAGCAATGCCATCAGAATAGAAAGCAATTTTCATTGTTATAATAATCAAGTAAATGGATAAAAGCACAACACTTTAACTGAGTAGATTCTCCAAAGTACAATGTGTTGTTAAAAATGATTCAAATTACAAGGTTTTAATAGAAAGGAATGAAAGTGAGATGACATCAtgatataatataaaaaaaaaatagaagagAATTGTTATGGTGCCATGATTCTACtattttatacaaaaacttattATTAAATTATTGAATGAACCATGCAGCAGAAAACTTACCAATCTCCTAAGGACAGCATCATCTAATTCTTGTGGCTTATTCGTTGCACCTACATTAATAACAAGGTACAATAATACGGGTTAAATGcaggaaatagcaatgtactttcgttcatatgtttattatagcatcctacttctaTTTGTTCATAGCAATGTTATTAAACACAAAGCAATTTTCACTGCTATAATTGGGTaaaattttcaaagtataatgttctaataaggaaaataataataataagtagaATGATATGATTAGGTAGATTAGATTTTTCAATTATAGTATTATTGTATGAAGGTTATACCGATAACAATTACTAGATCATTGGAGTTTGAGGTAACCCCATCAAACTGAACTAGAAACTCTGACTTCAATCTTCTGCTAGCATCATGCTCATTAGATGTTCTTGCTGACATCACACTATCAATCTATaaatcacacacaaaaaaaaaaaaaaaatcaaattagatGTTGACACATGTCAAACATAAGGGGCTCCCTCTCCATCTCTCTGCTACACATCCATTTCAGCCGCGTATCTTAGGTAAGGGCAATATGGGAAACTCAAGCAAAATGCAGAGGACCTTTTAGTGGAGGGGTATTTCAGGTATTGTCCTTAATATAGTTTTTTATGACAGATATTATAAGAGGATAGTGGGGAAGGAGAATGGAGCATCTTTTGTGAAAAATCTTGGTTCATTTTGGGGTCGTATTTTGAGTGAATTATCAACATAGTGAAGCTTTTGATTTtctgttattgtgtttgatttaATCTTTAAAAGTAAGTTCATAGCACTCTCATttgtgcaaaagacgtaaatgccctcatcAGCATACCTCATCCATGAATATCACAGAGGGTTGTCGTTCAACAGCAACTGCAAAAAGGGTCCGAACAAGTTTTTCACCTTCTCCCACCTGTTTCAGTTAAGCACCAACATATGATGCGAGTGAGAAATATCAACATCAAGAAAGGGCAAAGTTGGAAACTTAGAATCATGAAGGACAAAAAAGCATACCCATTTTGATGTTAAAGAGGAAGCAGAGATGCTGAAAAAGGTTGCTTGTGATTCCGAAGCAACTGCCTTTGCAAGCATGGTCTTACCAGTGCCAGGTGGACCAAAAAGAAGCAAACCTCAAAGAAAACAAACAACACACTAAGAAAATACTGATACATTCATTGGGTATAAAAAATTAAACACAAGAAACAGCATCCTATAGCAATGTATCCATGTAAATAGAAATCTTTCCACTGCTATAATTGGATATAGTTTTCTATAGTGtcattataagaaaaaaaaaatgaaattacacAAATAGAATGTTGTAATGAAAAAGAAATGGAAGAAGAAAgctataatacacaaatatatgAAAGTAAATTGCTATTTGTTTGTTGTATTTAACATGAGTATAAAAAGTACTTCAATTGTAAGAATACCTTTAGCAGGTCTACGAAGGCCTGTGAATAGATCTTTTCTTTTAGTTGGCAGGATTACCATTTCCAGCAAAGCTTGTTTAGCTTTTTCAAGGCCAGCTGCAATCACACAATCAGTTATGAGttttaaaaacttaaaaaaaaaaatcttttacaaAGAAAAAGTATGTAAAATTAGAGTTAAATACAAAGATAACAATGTACTTTAATTGATCTGTTTATTAGATCcatcattgtactttgaaaaatccacATATAAAGCAGATTTTACTGCTATAATTGGATAGATTTTTCAACgtataatgtcctaataagaatagAAAGAAAGTAAAACACCATAATTGGGTGACTTTTGAATGTATAATGCcttaatatgaaaaagaaaatgaaagtacaatgctgcAATAGAAAGAAATGTAAAGTAGGATGATATATTACACAAACAGATAAAAAGTGCTTTGCTTTTGTCTTACCAATATCTTCCCATTTGACAGATGGACTTTTGTCAACAATAACAGAATTTATCATTTCAACCAATTTTGAATCAAGACCACTATTAGATTCTTGAACAGGCTTTGTTGTGTTCATTGCTTTGTTACTCTGATTTCGTGTAACAGCACCACGTAAACTGGAAGCACCAGAAGActtttgtgacactgattttgTAGGATTATGCTTCAATGGAGAGACTGGAGTAGCTTGTAAATGAGTAGAGGTGTTCTgcagaaatagcaatgtactttcattgatttgtttattatagcatcctactttcaattCTTCCAATTACagtattgtactttgaaaaatcaatCAATTATAGCAATATTATCTAAATACAAAAAAACTCTCTGTGTTATAATTGGATAGATTTTTCGAAGTATAATGTCTTAATAATAAAAGAAATcgaaagtataatgatataattcGGTAGATTTTTTAAAGTCCAATGTCTTGATAGGAAAAAAAAAACTGACAATTCTGTGATAGAAAGAAACGAAAACAGGAGGCTATAATACAGAGATAAATTAAAGAATATTGGTATTTCTTGCATGTAGCCCTATATACAAACATTAGTAGTTACTCTCCTATAACTATCCTTTATGTCATAAATGCATGCATTACATGATAATTTAAAGGAATCGCCAATTTTAATACCAAAGATGATGTATAAACTAGATATATAAACTTACACTTTAGTTAGACGAATGCGTACCTTGTTTATTGACGTGCCACCTGTGAGCAGAAAATCCAGAAAAAGGCAGCATAAGGAACTTAAAGCAAAGAAAAATCAAGATCATATGAAATAATATAGAAATCATCTAAAAGAAGTGTGAAATCTTAGAACCTGATCGATGATTTAAAGTGCGGAGTCTCTCAGAAACTTGACCCTGCCATTTTGATATCTTTTGGCGATAAGATTTCACCTTCTCTAGTTCTCTGTTGAAAGTATGAAGAGGAAAATGAGCATAGATTTTTAGTAATTAGGATGTTCTAAAAGTTTTATATTCTGAAAACTATTGCTCTACATGACAGCAAGATCATGAAATCGAAACTAATTTTGTAGTGGTTGGCAAACTGATTTAGAGAAGCATGCAAGGAATTGTTCCAGAAAACCTAATTTTTGAGGTAAATCTAAAATCACCTGACTATCCATTACTTTAATCCACTGATTATCTGAGAAGTGTCTTTGAAATCGCAAATTGAAACACCCTTTCAATTAATCAATATGAGGCTTATTGATTGATTTTCGAACTAACCACTGTCAAACTTCTAaccataaaaaaaaacaaaacttcACCACAAAGATAAACAAAATCTATTACCTGGAACTTATATACGATGGTACAGGTGTAGCAATGGCTTCGCCTAATATACGTTGAGCGTTTTGATAATGTAAGATAGCATCATCAATTAAACCCCATTCTTCTGCCCTAACCGCTTTATCAATCTCTTCTTTTGCCAGATCAAAGTATCCCTTAAGCTTATACGCCGCCCGTTCATTCTCCACCCCTTCCATGGCTGCTCGATTTTGATAATTGGATGAACTAGGGATTTGATTTGCTCTGTTTGATGGTGAACCAGAATCAGAAAATATGGAGCTGAAATTGTCGATTAATTCTCGGAAAAAACTCATATCTGAAGGGACTCTTGATCGTGATTGAACATATCCATGATGATTTTTACAGAAATTTGCAGTTGATTCCTCACGCAATTGCTTGAACCTTGAAGAAGTGAATGTTGACTATTCAAGAACTGAATAATGATTATTGATGTGTGAATTTTATGCCACGCGAATACCACGGCCACGGATGTAGTTTTAAGACATGGAATAACTAACGACTCATTCGCTTATTTCTCATGAGATGAGATGCTTTATATTTGCAAAATTAATTTATGTCAAATTTCTAAACCATTCTATGTGTATTGTAAAGATATCACTTTTCTCAACCGATATTCTAGAttgacaaaattgtaaaaatgatccatgtggtatgtatttttttttaagtttagtCAAAATCTCGATCTTTTGACTTTGTGGTTCTTTTAAGCTAGTTTATGTCAAATTAATTTATATCAAATCTTCTAAACTACtagaagcacaagatccatactcgaatcgagaaaagtcttggagaatctaggaagcatgtgggatgaggattcttgggtatatTCGGATCTTTTGCATGTTATTTCGGTATGGTGTTGAGCACTCAGGAATAGGATTCAGATTTGGTTTCGGCTCAGGAGCACGGACTAAGTTGATCGATGCGGACGCAGGAGTTCATTTCATCGGAGAATACTCGCGGTATTTTGGAATGGACCATGGTGGTCTTTGGTTTAGTTAAGGAAGGAATTTTGGAGCTCTTGGATGGTCATCTGGGGGCCTTTTAGGACGAGGTTGTATTAGGGCAGTTGAGGGCTCGTCTGGAGCCCAAAGCTTGTGGATCTCTAGAATCCTTCGGGAAGGAGGATCCTATTGTTAGTTTTTTGTCATCTGGGATCGACTGGGAGTTTTGCACCATGTCATCAGGGTGTTCGGGGTAGCTCGGGAGGAGGAGGTCAGGATTTCTTCGGATGCTTTTGCAAGTATGTTATCTTCTGTTTCTTTTGGGTTGCTATCAGGAATTTGTATTGTGTTGGAATTTTGCTCGAGTTTGGGAAAATTGTATCTCGGGTTGGTCCTCTGCTATTGTCTGGGTTATTGTAGATTGTGATATGTTATTTTGCATGTCGAGAGCCTTCGATGAATCTTCAGAGGGTCGTATCTTGTTGAGTGGGTTTCAGCGTGTTCCATTGTTGACCCTGGTTTTTGTCGGGATCAATTCAGGGGTGTTGTTGGAAGATCTTTGGTCGGGGTTCAATGGTTTTATCATTTGTTCTTGTATGATCGGCAGTTGCATATGGAAGAACTATTGGGTTCaagcactaccgttgctaggagaGGAGAGGTAGCAGGAAGATGGTGGTGTCAGTTGCATGAGTTGTTTGCGTCATTGGAAATGTTAGGGGAGTTGTATGTTCGCATGGGTTAAAGACGGTTAAAGTTCGGTAGTTCTTTGAGAATGGAAATTGGAGTGAATGTTCGTCAGTGCATGGCAAGGGTTGTGGTTTTTAGTCGACATAGGAACTTAAGAAATTGGTATGGTATCATGGGAAATGATTTGGATTATCAGACTGGTTAAGATTTCAAGAGTATTCTTCAGGATTTCACGAATTGGGCGATCATTGAGTTTGGCTAACAATAGAACGTTAGTATTGATTAGTGTAGGTCATAGGCGATTCATGCTATATGAGGTTGATGGGTTGAGAACCCATCAGATTTAAGGGATGAAAGAGCTTCGTCGAATCCTAGTGGTGGAGAATCGATCAGGTTATCCGGGAGGTAGGAAGGGTGTGAATTGGGGCAAGTTTCACATTCTGACCAAGAGGAGAGACGTCCCAAGTGGCCATTTATATTGAGGTTGTGTAAGTAGGAGTTCAGGATACTTCCAACCGTTAGTGGGCGTCTTCTGTATTATGCATAACAGGCTTGTGGTTGAGTCCAGGTTGAGGGCTTCGGAATTCGAAGTACGACTCGAACACCTAATTGGATGCAAGTTTTGGCTCAAGTTAAGTGGAGTCATAATGGTTGGGTGTAGTAAGGCTATGGGGTGGAAACCATGGTTGGTtcgaagtgttgtaagactgtgatgGGATCGTAACCTTCACCAGTTCGAGGTAAACTATCGTTGGAGGTGGTCATGAGTGTGACGGGGGAATCAATTCATGCCTTAGGCATGCCGGTCAGGATTGTCGATGAGTATTTCTCTATTTTAGGTTGAGGACCATTAGGGTCTGAGGCAGAGTCGGGCATGTGTAGCTCTAGATGGGTGGGACCCGTAGGCGAGGCCGTTATGTGGTACAATTTGGGTGGGACCTGTGGGTAAGGCCCGAGTGATTTTGGCAAtataggtgggacctggtagagaccaTTGGGTCAAGGATTTGGATCTTGAGTGGCAGGATTAAATGGATGGCCAGTGTGTGACACAGAGGGGTTTATAGGCTAGGTAGCCTTGTTATTTAGactcttgggaacctggtggttaGACTCGGTGTGATACTGGTAGTCTCAGTGATGGTTTGGGAACCTTTATATATCTCGGTCTAGTGAGGGGTCGTCGTGAATCAGAAGGTTTTGGGTGAAATGCTAGTGCATATTTGTGGATCTCGGGTTATGAGTTGAGTATCGGTTTGGTTTTTGGGGGAGATATCGAGTTGGGAATCGCGGGTGTTTTGTGCAAGATTTTCTTTTCAGTAGGATAAGGATTGGGGTATCTATACACCAAGAGCATCGATCGAAGGGTCTAAGGGTAAGGAATGGATTCAGGTTTGATGATAGATCAAGCTGTTGTGATTATGTATTGGATTGGTTCTATATTTGAAGGGCATCAAGATAAATCAAGGAAATCTTATTGATTTGGAACTCATGTGTGAAATAGCTTGTTATTCGGAGGAGATGTTGGGTCACTTGCAGTTGGGATtggtgtcacaactaggaattctgataCGTTGTAAACACTTAACAAAGAATGACATTGTAGCTAAAACTTGAAAACATGTATGgtgtttattcaatgacaacaaaattccatcaaatactctatacaaacattcaaatagtcaacaaaaggttggaaaccctaaaaatcccggtttaagtccattttggactaggatttctttattgggcctaatggaccaataagcttccaatttgactattttgggcttagaactcttaaatggacccactttcataaaacttaacctttttgggccttataagcctaaaatgggCTAGTTTATctaaatgggccttattgggccacaccaaatctaattagccctaatgggccataaaactcatactttgaTGAATATTGGGCCGTGAATTACTCTAAAAGGCCCAATAGGACGAAAACCATCAAATTGGGGCCATATTATGGACTCAATCACAAAAAGGCCCAAACTCACTTACaatgccttgcactcctttgttgcaacgcaatggcctcctaacactttgaccaaagtgttttccacgccttagaatgtttatacttgtctaattagtgttataatcattgattatatatatatatatatatatatatatatatatatatgcatatgtctttatatgttattaggatcattgtgtgtgtttaagtcttcacttgacaccaagcacttgtctgacacttccatccgatccactcactgcaggtgagttcataccccttaattaaccttttaaatgtttttaaatgtttataaatgctttatggtggggaatacaagttgaatcatgctagttattatatcaatcacatgtgactaaTAATGTAaagccccgtttatttattaaatcaataaataaaataatgagcgaatagtagccctaaaatcgataattatatagcaaggtgttgatCTCGAGGAGCTAATCGTTATAATTTTAGAGATTTGGGGCTTAAAATGTAAGTTTCGAATTTATTTCGTACGTAATTGAGAAGGCAGGGACCACTTGTTATATTATTAGGATTTATTATgaaaatatttatgaagacaggggcttcgtggtaattatttggatttaatttaaaaggaaatgaggtggaagggCTGATTATGGCCTAATTGAGATATATGGGACTGTTTTGTAACTTTCGGACTTAATGTGTAAAGGAATTTAAGGGGCAGGGTTCAAATGGTAATTTATGGGGTTGCTTTGAAAGAATAAGGGTAGGGAGGGGCTGTTATGGTCCTTATGGCAAACTAACTAAATGGAGGCGGGTATTTAGGGTCccataaccctaaccctagcgcaTACAATGGCAGCCgccatcttcctcttcttcactcCATGTTACCGTTGCAGCCtccatcgctctccttcttcaCCACCGACGATGCTACCGCTGTAGTTACCGGAGCGAGCCATTGAGACCGTCGCTGCTTCATTGAGAACCGCCGCCATAATCTCCTCTGCCACCTCCGGTGAAGTCATGAACGGATGGAGAAGCCCCACCAAGAATGAAGGCGGAGCTGTGACCGGCGGACGCGAGTCGTGTGCAGTTGGGATGCTCTCGGTGAGACTATCTCTCATCTCCTTCTTCCATTTTTTAGCTGTTGGGGCCTTAACCGCCGTTGGTCACCAATCAGTGGCGTTTTGGGGATATCCTACCACCTTGTGGGTGGCTAAATGTGTATCTGTTGCCTTAAAGGTCTGTTTAGGGAGCTAATCGGGTTGTATGTGTGTTACTTGCTCGCAGGAATCAGGAGAACcgctgccaccaccgtgaggtggtggctatcgCTGCAAAATCCGCCGCCTGCCGCCACTCCTTCCACTTTCCGGCGTCGCTGCCATCGTGAACAGTTGCTGTTGCCGTCGTGAGCCATCGGATGGGTGGCTGGAGTTGTTTTGTGACCATATAGCGGGTGTGTATGCATGTATTTCTGGTAGTGCGTGTTTAGTCTAGCCGGAAATTGCAAGGAAGCCACcgtcaccaccgtgaggtggtggttgccgccatgAACCACCGTGTGTGGGTGTGTGTcttagtgtatgtgtgtgtgtttattagcGGGTGTGAATTATCGAGTTGTACATTGTAATGGtgccaaaaaaataataaaagaaacccCAACCACCATCGTATGATGGTGGCTGCCGTCACCggtcgccgtgtcgggtggcggtgtgcttgcctcgttgagtttgattcgtttagggtgcttgaaaccctaatgggccttgtaagccctaatgggcccaatgagacttaatgggcttaataaacCCTTATGAGCTTAATGATATTCAAGTGGGCCTAGTAGAcacaataaagccctaattgacctaaaatcccaacaaattgataaatgggctaataattagggtttggaaaaccctaatgcctataaaaccctaattttgagagtTATCgggacacacgagaattatttaataacttgaaatattaaataagaaTCATTGgtggaaattaatctaagcaatattggacttaacggattaagtccttaatgggttaagtaggaaacttaaccctaatcatcattttatgtgaaaccctgtaacatccggatatccaggtatgggaatttgagtatttttATATTGGGgaaatgaggagactcggcgagttgacgcctcaactcgtcgagtaggatcgcgttttggggaccagtttaatgaagggactcgacgagtcaggtatttggactcgccgagtcggcgctgtcaaggaaaaccataattgtccgggtttgggacctatttaaaggcccttatggccttcagtggcggccacctacacccttgagagactcctatcgaaccagagagctaagagagtaaagaagagccattttggagcatttttgaggtggttgtgcaatggagtagtcatttccagcaaagggaggtcaagggggtgtcgattcagagcttttgagcttgcatcttcaccatagaggtatcaaatcgttctcccttttctgttttgggtaagattggtgattttagggttttctagcttcttttatggcttaatttgtggagtatagtgtcccattgagtgtgaagccatagatctggacccaaagaggtccagagagtctcttccatcctgctttatgcattctatttggagttttgagctagggttgttatgtaatgaagggtttcacccaaatgagcttgtagaaccttgcatgagtgcccaaggttcgaccttttcgtggttattggctttgagggagttagatctatggtttggtgaagcagatctgacctcagaaggtcagatgagggttgtcatgggagcaactcgcctagtccataggcagactcgacgagtcgagtcggggttgccccgcgtttcgttgccgagtaactcgacgagtagagagggaactcgtcgtgtctaaGAGGTTAAAAAGAATTTAGAGAAcctgcatggactcgccgagtcactcttgtgtactcaccgagtctggtcagtgttgaccgttgacttgagttgtcttatgttgactttgggagttttggtcaaTAGAGGTAATaaaggtcagggaggggtaaaatggtcttttacccgttacctgactagagagggaaagagtaatcgccggttaattagagttgggacttcgagtattaattagagatatttgccttatgtgttaggcggtggcgagccCGAGGTCCGCATGTGTagataattgctttctgatttccaggtgagtcttctcactatactttaccttgagtaggtaactagagttatgtgtcagagtatttgtatgctatgtgttgtactgcattatttctatgtgatttatgttgtgcatgtttacagagttagaaccggaaggttcccagagttagaaccggaaggttcatagagttagaaccagagggttcatagagtagggtccacggacccataaagttatagcctcgagtggctaatatgtgttatgtgtggtattttggggaactcactaagcttcgttcttacagtgttttatgttatgtgtttcaggtttctctcaggatcacgggacgacaccggctcgattgtacacaccagagaaagagtcatgttttgaggatcatggtttattatgcaagtgaaaatggagttctgttttgtaattcgattatgaatgagattttaagcaaagtgtttttaagaattaaacgattatttttaaatgaaaaattgttttgaaattttcggtgttacaaaccctaatttcacttgggtttattgttgggcctttctattgggccttgatgattgggttattgaatggactatccaagatcaagcaaatgatctagagtaatttaatgggcctagggtaaggcccatgtaaggggcttgggcccaatttggaaaattgggccatagtttgggccttaatgattatatgatgttgggccttagaatgagaccatgtataggcctaggcccaatttagaaaattgggccatgtgttgggatttgattcctaattgactttgggcctacggattgggccttgggcttaaataagccaagcgaggggtaatgtagtaattacccaaagaatgtacttatggttatgctttgggacccaattattaattaggtgttattttggtgttgacagttcgggaaactgtcaaccagcagctggggtcgagtctgcgggacttcagcaagtgtgggattgtgtcttcgggacttcagcagtaggaggtgagttaccttctagtagtggtgggtctacggccacaatgccggcccaccagtaggagttgtatgatagatgatggtctctgtgatattcatctagggttgctactacctgtgttatgtttatgtgctagtatgatctgatgctatgtgatatgtgttatgtggtagcagtaggggtgaaatagtccccaatatccggtcgtaaggaccgaaggggtaggtcgggcacccagatatgcccggtaGTATCCGGtcataaggaccgaaggggtaggtcgggcacccagatatgcccagcagtatatgtatgttatgtgattatatggtatgtggtacagtgggggaactcactaagcttcgtgcttacggttttcagttttggtttcaagtacttcgtgtttaaaggaaaggagccggcttgatcgcagcgcatcacactatggttttccgcacatgtgatctttgggattacactatgatattattttatgataacacgtttgattatttctactttggttctgacatgacatgatattacggatgttttattacactgttggttttataatgacgtatttaaaaatgaaattgttggcctgtatttttgggatgttacaagttggtatcagagccttggtttgagggattcggacatactctcgggtgtgtctgaactcaaactaagggcttggtatgaaaattttcaaaagtaaaaccattttataaaaaggagtttaaaaagaatctgaaaagagaaaagaattttgagaagaacaaagtgtgtgatgcgtgcaatcagccgagctcgagtaagttttccccaagatacccatacatgttatgatattttatgatatgatatgattatgtgaactggatgctagattagggctaaggatctaggaggatgccttatatgcatattgtatgtgcttgtagacttgcatgcgagtactgatcagtcagtgataggatagcctgtttaggttatgcttgattgtATGAGcttttgaattgcatgtacagattcctgatttGAGGATAGAATGAtctgattggaatatgatggttagattttccattgtctgaatgctgcttgctctgTGATTTGAGGGACcctt includes:
- the LOC111919020 gene encoding uncharacterized protein LOC111919020, with the protein product MSFFRELIDNFSSIFSDSGSPSNRANQIPSSSNYQNRAAMEGVENERAAYKLKGYFDLAKEEIDKAVRAEEWGLIDDAILHYQNAQRILGEAIATPVPSYISSRELEKVKSYRQKISKWQGQVSERLRTLNHRSGGTSINKNTSTHLQATPVSPLKHNPTKSVSQKSSGASSLRGAVTRNQSNKAMNTTKPVQESNSGLDSKLVEMINSVIVDKSPSVKWEDIAGLEKAKQALLEMVILPTKRKDLFTGLRRPAKGLLLFGPPGTGKTMLAKAVASESQATFFSISASSLTSKWVGEGEKLVRTLFAVAVERQPSVIFMDEIDSVMSARTSNEHDASRRLKSEFLVQFDGVTSNSNDLVIVIGATNKPQELDDAVLRRLVKRIYIPLPNANVRKNLLKHKLKGQAFSLPSGDLERLVKDTEGYSGSDLQALCEEAAMMPIRELGSNILTVKADQVRRLKYGDFQKAMAVIRPSYVKSKWEELDNWNKEFGSN